A window from Rhinoderma darwinii isolate aRhiDar2 chromosome 5 unlocalized genomic scaffold, aRhiDar2.hap1 SUPER_5_unloc_2, whole genome shotgun sequence encodes these proteins:
- the LOC142687179 gene encoding uncharacterized protein LOC142687179 → MAEGVLQGRDDGGFDLDLFSFFGTEAPVVQPEMTPGAVLERGVVSCASNMQTTGGVTVHVAHGGGTTSSSHPGLGSSQLMSHAVPLMNNDLSSCFTRDSSWEVCSSNNLPQAQTSNSNDKVSLEERGPSDITSIIAHLRSLATETSNNCSKAEAEKSGSKTSTETESSSASDRLCSPQNMESSECSLKDNRMNFQANFTADIVGKQCPLETVGSNCKKKSNAKIYICSECGKTCACQSAYIRHQRIHTGEKPYACADCGKSFIQVSDYNNHVRSHTGEKPYTCAECGKSFSRSTYLVTHSRTHTKEKPYTCNVCDKSFIQHSHLSLHLRIHSGEKPYICIECGNSFSRSSTLVKHKKSHRRKNLHLSKKKNEDDIPQNFTQNNPPTWGTVRGQTEPAESSLRTDTPHVKLEKDEAAGCDQQTANCRKAHKQSKKTAHKPIRITLEKYLISEGTTGEDHHLPFPHPKKFIWKKSQQPCKESEEDPELGKIDTSANCMSKTAIEIKRVNSPKTEYNYSPSQEVNGMSENSENLNPEGPCLLPQPDNVRDTPLDDTEAPYCSVNGKITKFEEMDSYPSNDIVESTYNNVFTPSDNMSIINTSQKPHKGSLFICSYCEKSCPCKSAFIRHQRIHTGEKPYSCADCGKSFIQVSDYNNHIRSHTGEKPYTCAECGKSFSRSTYLVTHCRTHTKEKPYTCTDCGKSFIQHSHLAIHQRIHSGEKPYSCFECGKRFSRSSTLVKHQNSHSRRTIPSGEINAQRSTKPRSEGSSRKA, encoded by the exons ATGGCCGAGGGCGTTCTACAGGGACGGGATGATGGCGGATTTGATCTTGATTTGTTCTCCTTCTTTG GAACCGAGGCTCCAGTGGTCCAGCCTGAGATGACTCCAGGTGCCGTGTTAGAAAGAGGAGTTGTGTCCTGTGCCAGCAACATGCAGACAACTGGTGGAGTGACCGTACATGTGGCACATG GGGGCGGCACCACGAGCTCTAGTCACCCGGGTCTGGGATCTTCTCAGTTGATGTCCCATGCTGTTCCACTGATGAATAATGACCTCTCCTCATGCTTTACCAGAGATTCATCTTGGGAAGTGTGCAGCTCCAATAATCTTCCCCAAGCTCAAACAAGCAACTCAAATGACAAAGTCAGCCTGGAGGAACGTGGTCCTAGTGACATAACCAGTATTATTGCACATCTCCGGAGTCTTGCAACGGAAACCTCAAATAATTGTTCCAAGGCTGAAGCAGAGAAATCGGGTTCAAAAACCAGTACAGAGACTGAGAGCTCCAGTGCCTCTGATAGATTGTGCAGCCCACAAAACATGGAGTCCTCCGAGTGCAGTTTAAAAGATAATCGGATGAATTTCCAGGCAAATTTTACTGCGGATATTGTTGGCAAGCAATGTCCACttgaaactgtgggatcaaactgTAAGAAGAAATCAAATGCTAAGATTTATATctgttcagaatgtggtaaaacttGTGCTTGTCAGTCTGCATACATCCGACACCAGAGAATTCACACTGGAGAGAAGCCCTATGCCTGTGCCGACTGCGGCAAGAGCTTTATCCAGGTGTCCGATTATAACAATCATGTCAGGTCCCACACGGGAGAGAAACCCTACACCTGTGCGGAGTGCGGGAAGAGCTTCAGTCGGAGCACGTACCTGGTGACGCACTCTAGAACCCACACCAAAGAGAAGCCTTACACTTGCAATGTTTGCGACAAAAGCTTCATCCAACACTCACACCTCTCATTGCATCTACGCATCCACAGTGGAGAGAAGCCCTACATCTGTATAGAGTGTGGAAACAGCTTCAGTCGCAGTTCGAccttggtaaaacataaaaagtcccATAGGAGGAAGAATCTGCActtaagtaagaaaaaaaatgagGACGATATTCCTCAAAACTTCACACAGAACAACCCACCCACCTGGGGAACAGTCAGAGGCCAGACAGAACCAGCCGAGTCCTCTCTAAGAACTGATACCCCACATGTCAAATTGGAAAAAGATGAGGCAGCAGGGTGTGACCAACAAACGGCAAACTGTAGAAAAGCTCACAAACAGAGTAAGAAAACTGCCCACAAACCTATACGAATCACCCTGGAAAAATACCTGATCTCTGAGGGGACAACAGGAGAAGATCATCATCTGCCATTTCCACATCCTAAGAAGTTTATATGGAAGAAGTCACAGCAACCATGCAAGGAAAGTGAAGAAGACCCCGAATTAGGAAAAATAGACACATCTGCCAACTGTATGTCCAAAACAGCCATTGAAATCAAAAGGGTGAACAGTCCCAAGACCGAATACAACTACTCACCATCTCAGGAAGTGAATGGGATGAGTGAGAACAGTGAGAACCTAAACCCAGAGGGCCCATGCTTGTTACCACAGCCAGACAACGTGAGGGACACGCCATTAGATGACACTGAGGCACCTTACTGTTCAGTAAATGGAAAGATCACCAAGTTTGAGGAGATGGATTCCTATCCTAGTAATGACATTGTGGAATCCACATACAATAATGTATTCACGCCCTCTGACAATATGTCTATTATCAACACTTCACAGAAACCTCATAAAGGATCCTTGTTTATCTGCAGTTACTGTGAGAAGAGCTGTCCATGTAAATCAGCTTTCATCCGCCACCAGAGGATTCACACCGGAGAGAAGCCTTATTCCTGTGCCGACTGCGGCAAGAGCTTTATCCAGGTGTCTGACTATAACAACCACATCAGGTCCCACACGGGAGAGAAACCCTACACCTGTGCGGAGTGCGGGAAGAGCTTTAGTCGGAGCACGTACCTGGTGACCCACTGTAGAACCCACACCAAAGAGAAGCCTTACACTTGTACAGACTGTGGCAAAAGCTTCATCCAGCACTCGCACCTTGCTATCCACCAGCGCATCCACAGTGGAGAGAAGCCATACTCTTGTTTTGAGTGTGGGAAAAGATTTAGTCGCAGCTCAACACTTGTTAAACACCAGAATTCCCACAGTAGGAGGACTATTCCAAGTGGAGAGATTAACGCACAAAGGTCCACCAAGCCGAGGTCCGAGGGTTCATCTAGAAAAGCCTGA